The proteins below come from a single Mytilus edulis chromosome 5, xbMytEdul2.2, whole genome shotgun sequence genomic window:
- the LOC139524537 gene encoding mucin-4-like isoform X1, protein MSDNNGTDNVAKLMNMNGDIDESAQLYIVQAEDDTIDKARKRMTHNSIEKKRKDKIRYWINKIGELLPPIENSPDKERMGRSTLEIVETAWEYITQLKAQTTPDMTEDVQRLEIQRLKTDIEKTKLERDRYVDIIRNAGLSTDMTPGIWAQKNVSPVLSAININNQDLDPKQKSNKNRKRNTISQQLENMKKQQEELTAPNIMQMNNQNMLMNQMQMMNNQMMMPNQAGFPQTFLPGQMTLPGQAGDKDQSSADLLQGAMQESGITPNSNSQTGTIEDLVTQHSSESALQTLASVASQNLVSGSTAVVTCQSVSLTNTSQSSSVTTVTTQSVNTSNPIMATGQMMQNNSTGLMPFVNGQQNFPGNMFQNQQGFNNPLIQQQQQQQQIVFINEQGIPCIANVPMDPMMQNKVTKTEPAMDQAFNQQQQMNIALQNQLAGLTSQNQMNMAGGLIQQQFPMNQQQLLQGQLGATMNQQGLILPVSQAGNLINVNNMAGQNQLPQALILPNGQIVPVVTNPQMLSTGQNQLLQTNQWRPPVPQPMTSAPMQIIQQNQPQTGQDMQQQQQSLGLLMTTNSVSSQSSPRPQISMANQSSITTSTMSHSAIPNHNKTVDSSFQDSVMNKVNTSVEQMIHTQNGMLPQPQNNIMVPASTCSSQISTPMQLPKPANTTVVSQPNHPQTLSGNAPIIINMSCNGQPTSILVDPTTMQVLGTVQTQQPAPAAVPQPPAPQQATPPSGAKKSKKRVLCPKPSANGPNIEDVNVETQTAELKKTTVTKSKVKPKKAEPESTTDILAKAAQSIFSSEISPVNFYNPANEDNPLQIDTSVAEPEDETKRSPQKGAEIAKNLTEIQQDEVAKLIEDQIKQVDDQNKAEKEKAVCKIVDENVMNIINEEAKNSLLVSENKTKIEEQPGIEQTSKKAKKSKKSEPEISKELEPETKPKNRKTSSARKGKQQEDIVVETKDLPEAIIFSENDLSSVLDQVEGLASPPPSKKTKSKKTKSDTNDIEPVSKKRKHTPTKSKMASGPEKEPVAKTSKKSVYDFEEEEEEMIEDFSQPLFGLHPLRNTAATTNITKGGETKKEKNIKKTNDKKKPKEVKMDDSLLSPASDDLQINLDVDKQKDENSVSPEKRIESAKMDLPKNSHQDVDTSFTSDKRMDYPNLEVTNGFAPPTENQKNSVQNSNSELLSHPDIMPLDISTGNDSTDIDNAMSSILGFSTNSLSPHIVSPKPRNQTSDTTIANSVISPVTVSSISPLSMVTTTSCTTSTPSVSQDLSVLISESEKLTSTSLPSETGLNSVLSKEKQESLLFSQSKQSERSGNYSATEKLPSGAPQNSIEVNKKSSDSSKTKSIYSADNFVQSSRNDLITSSSVSKYNDKVSTVQSKTTSSTIPVSYSSTNTRNNRSEVNDRPNTIKYGPSHSSYREASPDGFNFASIGLNLSTTAPSGSFIDSLNMSPIMSTCSTATAVTSSFTFTLSSVKSTVTQSSAPSSHIPSSHQTQTSHSSSQSSPFPVYQAGHHHSPGSSSAKPYHGMNLPSFDMDLSRNMNSQMNRNSVQSQQQQRSNHDRIPPMQSQNNVPFPYGAGDVNRESCSLREQPRELPRERTPVFQNITATTPPIVNKSQSDQIRNTQKQIQDLSQNHNVPPKQHSDMNRNMNPLERGPVPNNMQPFFSANPQNTPPLHHPPLMADNGRQNIVSRNPYDPFPPAQSQVYNPSSSAQSYNRYESNSMPYSSHNSSGGTQPLSHTPPSSDGRKSANALPTNSKQNTNQSARAMSGPSPGSGPTPPVTNRHTPPQAVHPQQTMPKSQRPQTASSGNSKKSKPSQKRTKQPAYEMNEMHYPLFDPNRMTPFLGHLPPQALSPPSRNVQNDAHMFSGNFLGHSSRPLSNSASAMNKNSDFGGPFNSIFPPSRGQNGLGLNFQPGFGSMHPSMSNAPSLTPHSGGVTVTPHMPNFSFSNIFPDSSQSDSPINISPIKLHGNQIMDSNSLQHHQGSSLFHPHNRSHHPSLPNAMSINSILGHNHHGFDTRQMTQGMNSSATPFGSHGHPHTFGMPPFS, encoded by the exons ATGAGCGATAACAATG GAACAGATAATGTAGCCAAACTTATGAACATGAATGGAGATATAGACGAGTCAGCACAATTATATATTGTACAAGCAGAGGACGATACTAT TGATAAAGCCAGAAAGAGAATGACTCACAATTCAATAGAGAAGAAGAGGAAGGATAAGATCCGTTACTGGATCAATAAGATAGGTGAACTGTTACCGCCTATAGAGAATAGTCCTGATAAAGAACGGATGGGCAGG AGTACTTTAGAGATAGTAGAAACAGCATGGGAATATATAACACAACTAAAGGCACAGACAACTCCAGATATGACAGAAGATGTTCAAA GATTGGAAATTCAGAGGTTGAAAACAGATATAGAAAAGACCAAGTTAGAAAGGGATAGATATGTTGATATCATTAGAAATGCAG GTCTATCCACTGACATGACTCCTGGTATATGGGCTCAGAAGAACGTCAGTCCTGTTTTGTCAGCAATTAACATCAACAATCAGGACCTAGATcctaaacaaaaatcaaacaaaaataggAAACGTAACACAATTAGTCAACAgttagaaaatatgaaaaaacaacAAGAAGAGTTAACTGCCCCTAATATTATGCAAATGAATAATCAGAATATGTTAATGAATCAGATGCAGATGATGAACAATCAAATGATGATGCCTAATCAAGCAGGGTTCCCTCAGACATTTTTACCTGGTCAAATGACATTACCTGGTCAGGCTGGTGACAAAGACCAGTCCAGTGCGGATCTTTTACAAGGAGCAATGCAGGAATCAGGTATCACTCCTAATAGTAATTCTCAGACTGGAACAATAGAGGATTTGGTGACACAACATTCGTCTGAGTCTGCACTACAGACATTGGCGTCAGTGGCATCTCAGAATCTCGTTAGTGGATCGACAGCTGTTGTGACTTGTCAGTCTGTGTCATTGACTAATACATCACAAAGTAGTTCTGTTACCACAGTTACAACACAGTCTGTAAACACTAGCAATCCAATAATGGCCACTGGTCAAATGATGCAGAATAATTCTACGGGATTAATGCCATTTGTGAATGGACAACAAAATTTCCCTGGAAATATGTTTCAAAATCAGCAAGGATTTAATAATCCTCTaattcaacaacaacaacaacaacaacaaatagtGTTTATTAATGAACAAGGTATTCCGTGCATTGCAAACGTACCAATGGATCCAATGATGCAGAACAAAGTGACAAAGACTGAACCAGCAATGGATCAAGCTTTTaaccaacaacaacaaatgaACATAGCATTACAAAACCAGTTGGCTGGTTTAACTTCacaaaatcaaatgaatatggCTGGTGGTCTCATCCAACAACAGTTTCCGATGAACCAACAACAATTATTACAAGGACAACTTGGTGCTACAATGAATCAGCAAGGCCTAATTCTACCGGTCAGCCAGGCTGGAAACTTAATCAATGTTAATAATATGGCTGGTCAGAATCAGTTACCACAAGCTCTAATTTTACCAAACGGTCAGATTGTACCTGTTGTCACAAATCCACAAATGTTAAGTACTGGCCAAAATCAACTACTTCAGACCAATCAGTGGAGACCACCAGTACCTCAGCCAATGACATCTGCACCAATGCAG ATAATTCAACAGAACCAACCTCAAACTGGACAAGAcatgcaacaacaacaacaatcgTTAGGACTACTAATGACAACAAACTCTGTTAGCAGTCAGTCATCCCCTAGGCCACAAATCTCCATGGCTAATCAGTCTTCCATCACTACATCAACTATGTCACATTCAGCTATACCAAATCACAATAAAACAGTGGACTCGTCTTTTCAGGATTCGGTCATGAACAAAGTGAATACATCTGTAGAACAAATGATACACACACAGAATGGCATGTTGCCGCAACCTCAGAACAATATTATGGTTCCTGCATCAACATGTTCATCACAAATAAGTACACCAATGCAGCTACCAAAGCCTGCCAATACAACTGTAGTATCACAACCAAACCATCCTCAGACCTTATCGGGTAACGCTCCAATTATCATCAATATGTCCTGTAACGGTCAACCAACAAGTATATTGGTTGATCCTACAACAATGCAGGTCCTTGGTACCGTTCAGACCCAACAGCCAGCTCCTGCTGCCGTCCCTCAACCTCCTGCTCCACAACAAGCAACGCCCCCTAGTGGGGCAAAGAAATCAAAGAAAAGAGTACTTTGTCCAAAACCTTCTGCAAACGGACCTAATATAGAAGATGTAAATGTCGAAACTCAAACTGCTGAATTGAAAAAGACCACTGTTACCAAGTCAAAAGTTAAGCCTAAGAAAGCTGAACCAGAAAGTACTACTGACATTTTAGCAAAGGCTGCTCAATCTATCTTTTCATCTGAAATATCTCCTGTGAACTTTTATAATCCTGCTAATGAAGATAATCCTCTTCAAATTGACACAAGTGTAGCAGAGCCAGAAGATGAAACAAAGCGCTCTCCCCAGAAAGGAGCTGAGATTGCCAAAAATTTGACAGAAATTCAGCAGGATGAGGTAGCTAAACTTATAGAGGATCAAATTAAACAAGTAGACGATCAAAATAAAGCTGAAAAAGAGAAAGCTGTTTGTAAAATTGTAGATGAAAATGTAATGAATATAATCAACGAAGAAGCTAAAAACTCTCTCTTAGTCAGTGAAAATAAGACCAAAATTGAAGAGCAGCCAGGTATCGAACAAACATCTAAGAAGgcaaagaaaagtaaaaaatctGAACCAGAAATATCAAAAGAATTGGAACCTGAAACTAAACCTAAGAATAGAAAAACTTCAAGTGCACGTAAAGGAAAACAACAAGAAGATATTGTTGTTGAAACAAAAGATTTACCAGAGGCAATAATCTTTTCTGAAAATGATCTGTCATCTGTGCTTGATCAGGTAGAAGGATTAGCGTCACCGCCACCAAGCAAAAAGACAAAAAGTAAAAAGACAAAGTCTGATACCAATGATATTGAACCAGTGTCAAAGAAACGCAAACACACACCAACGAAATCTAAGATGGCCAGTGGGCCTGAAAAAGAGCCTGTGGCAAAGACAAGTAAAAAGTCTGTTTATGATTTTGAGGAGGAGGAAGAAGAGATGATTGAAGATTTCTCCCAGCCTCTTTTTGGTTTACATCCGTTACGGAATACAGCAGCTACAACAAACATAACAAAAGGAGGTGAAACTAAgaaagagaaaaatattaaaaaaactaatgATAAGAAAAAGCCAAAAGAGGTTAAAATGGATGATTCATTGTTATCTCCAGCAAGTGATGATCTACAGATCAATTTGGATGTTGACAAACAAAAGGATGAAAACTCTGTTTCTCCGGAAAAAAGGATAGAATCTGCGAAAATGGATTTACCTAAAAATTCCCATCAGGATGTAGATACTTCGTTCACCTCCGACAAAAGAATGGATTATCCTAATTTAGAAGTGACAAACGGTTTTGCCCCTCCCACTGAAAATCAGAAAAATTCTGTCCAAAACTCAAATTCAGAACTGTTGTCACATCCAGACATTATGCCGTTAGACATATCAACAGGAAATGATTCTACTGATATTGACAATGCAATGAGTAGCATATTAGGCTTTTCTACAAACTCTTTGTCGCCACATATTGTTTCACCAAAGCCTCGTAACCAAACTTCTGATACAACTATAGCTAATTCTGTGATTTCACCTGTAACAGTATCATCGATATCACCACTATCTATGGTGACTACAACATCATGCACAACAAGTACTCCTTCCGTGTCACAAGATTTATCAGTGCTAATCAGTGAAAGTGAGAAATTGACTTCAACCTCTTTACCGTCTGAGACTGGATTAAATAGTGTATtgtcaaaagaaaaacaagagtCTCTTCTGTTTTCACAGAGTAAACAGTCTGAACGATCTGGTAATTATAGTGCTACAGAAAAATTACCGTCAGGTGCTCCACAAAATTCAATAGAAGTGAATAAAAAATCAAGTGATAGCTCAAAAACTAAATCAATTTACTCTGCTGATAATTTCGTTCAATCAAGTAGAAATGATCTGATTACATCATCGTCAGTAAGTAAATACAATGATAAAGTCAGCACAGTGCAAAGTAAAACAACATCATCAACTATACCCGTATCTTATAGCTCAACAAATACAAGAAACAATCGTAGTGAGGTAAATGATAGACCGAACACGATAAAATATGGCCCAAGTCATTCTTCATATCGTGAAGCCAGTCCAGATGGATTTAACTTCGCAAGTATAGGTCTGAATTTATCTACCACTGCTCCATCTGGATCTTTTATTGACAGTTTGAACATGTCACCGATTATGTCAACGTGTTCAACAGCAACTGCTGTAACAAGTTCATTTACTTTCACTTTATCTTCTGTAAAATCGACTGTAACTCAGTCCAGTGCCCCCTCATCACATATTCCATCATCCCACCAAACACAGACTTCACATTCGTCATCACAGAGTAGCCCATTCCCAGTGTATCAAGCTGGACACCATCATTCTCCAGGATCCTCCTCCGCTAAACCATATCATGGTATGAATCTTCCAAGTTTTGACATGGATTTGTCAAGAAATATGAACTCACAAATGAATCGTAACTCTGTTCAATCACAACAGCAGCAGAGATCAAATCATGATCGGATACCTCCGATGCAAAGTCAGAACAATGTGCCTTTTCCTTACGGTGCAGGTGATGTCAACCGTGAAAGTTGTTCATTGCGTGAACAGCCGAGGGAACTTCCCCGTGAACGTACACCTGTATTTCAGAACATAACAGCTACCACACCTCCTATAGTGAATAAATCTCAATCTGATCAAATTAGAAATACTCAAAAACAAATTCAAGATTTGAGCCAGAATCATAATGTGCCACCTAAACAGCATTCAGACATGAATAGAAATATGAATCCATTGGAAAGGGGACCAGTTCCTAATAATATGCAGCCATTTTTCTCTGCAAATCCTCAGAATACACCACCATTACACCATCCTCCCCTGATGGCTGATAATGGTCGTCAGAATATTGTGTCAAGGAATCCATATGATCCGTTTCCACCAGCACAATCTCAAGTCTATAATCCGTCATCCTCTGCTCAAAGCTACAATAGATATGAATCAAATTCAATGCCTTATTCATCGCATAATAGCTCTGGTGGAACCCAGCCATTAAGCCACACACCGCCTAGTAGTGATGGAAGAAAATCTGCAAATGCATTGCCGACAAATTCAAAGCAGAATACAAATCAGTCTGCAAGAGCAATGAGTGGTCCATCGCCAGGCTCTGGACCAACTCCACCCGTGACAAATCGTCACACTCCTCCCCAGGCTGTTCATCCACAACAAACAATGCCGAAATCTCAAAGACCACAAACTGCTAGTAGTGGTAACAGTAAAAAGTCTAAACCTTCTCAAAAGAGAACAAAACAGCCTGCTTATGAGATGAATGAAATGCATTATCCGTTATTTGACCCAAATAGGATGACACCGTTCTTAGGACATCTTCCTCCTCAAGCATTGTCACCACCATCAAGAAATGTACAAAATGATGCACATATGTTTTCTGGAAACTTTTTAGGACATAGTTCTAGACCACTATCAAATTCTGCATCTGCAATGAATAAAAATTCAGATTTTGGAGGACCATTCAATTCAATATTTCCGCCATCTCGAGGACAAAATGGTTTGGGATTGAATTTTCAGCCAGGATTTGGAAGTATGCATCCGAGCATGTCTAACGCCCCATCTTTGACTCCACATTCAGGTGGCGTCACTGTCACTCCACATATGCctaactttagttttagtaatATTTTTCCCGATTCATCTCAAAGTGATTCACCTATTAACATTTCTCCAATCAAATTACACGGAAATCAGATCATGGATTCAAACTCTCTTCAGCATCACCAAGGGAGCTCACTCTTCCATCCACATAACAGATCTCACCATCCGTCGTTACCAAATGCAATGAGCATAAACAGCATCTTAGGACATAATCATCATGGTTTTGACACGCGACAAATGACACAAGGCATGAACTCGTCAGCTACACCTTTTGGTAGTCATGGACACCCACACACGTTTGGAATGCCaccattttcatga